In Acipenser ruthenus chromosome 25, fAciRut3.2 maternal haplotype, whole genome shotgun sequence, the sequence CCCACTTTCGACTTGTGCTCTGTCTCTGTGAAGGGGAGCTGTGTAAAGTGTTTCACAAAAGCACTGAAGGATTAATGTTTATTTCATCAGAAATGCATGAACTACCACATACAGAATTCAACACAGACAACATTTCGAAAGTTTGAGGGGGgaggggcaaaaaaaaaaaaagtaagatttaCAGTTCTAACTGGGTGTTCCAATGGACAAATCAAAACATTAAATACTTGGGAGCAAGCACTGCATGGCAACAGCATTTCTCAGTGTCTTCCTTCATTGATTGATTAGTTCATAAAAATCTTTTAATTCTCCTTTTTTGACCttccaaaataatacattttaatttgtctTGCTCATTTCCTGTCATGTAGCTTTAAGTTTTATGTTGTGTTTGGTTTGCAAGATGTGCAATATTGGATTCAGGATTTCCATGTTATCCGTTGTTAAAGGTGTCTCCGTTTCATCCTCCTCCAATAATTCCTTGGAAAGGGCATCGGATCTCTTCCACCTGTGCTTGGGCTTCGTGGATTTTAATGACTGAAGCTCCATGTCTCCATGCCTAGCATTGAAGTCATAGATAAAAGTGATTGTCCTTGTAGTTTTAAGGCTCCATGCGAGAAGGATAATGAGAATGCAAAGTGAAAGCAATAGAAGTATATCGTTGTAAACAAAGTCAGGGCATTTCGTGATTTGAGTGCATTGGGCTAAGTCGTGGCCTGTGATTTGGGACAGGGGTTTCCCTGCAAGGGAAGCTGGGGTGAAGCACTTGACGTCTGCAAGAGAGATGGCTTCCTGGTCCTCCAACCAGGTCTTTAGGTAGATGATGTCGCACCCGCAGTCCCAGGTGTTGTTGGACATGTTGACATTGTTGAGGTGCTGAAGCTTGTCCAGTCTCCCGTGAGGCACTGTTGTGAGCAGGTTATTTTGCAGGTAAAGTTCGGTGGTATGAGGAGGTAGCATTGGCACCACAGTAAGACCCGTGGAGCTACAGTTCACTTCATATCCATAAGAGCCGAGAGAGGTGCACTTGCAAACGACAGGACATGGCTGTGCGTTGGAAGGACTGAGGAAAAGGAGCAGGGCTAAACCTGGGCAAGCCAACATGCTGCAAAGAACAGAGAGGCTCCATTTAATCATTCAAAATGACAGTAATACGTTATAGTAGAGAGATCAGGAATGGTTTTACAGCTGTTTAATGAGAGAAGTCTGGGCTTGTCATAACTGCTCTTCAGAGGATAACTCACTGAAGTTATACTAGAGGTCTTGTGATAGTGCCAAGTTAATGATTCATAATTAAATCATGATAATATTATAATAACATTGTCTGTTGACTGTTCGCATTTTCTTGTCTTGTCTCGCAACAGCTTAAATGGTAGTTAttttagattttgtatttaaCTAAAGGCCAATCTGCTATATACAATGACACTGGGCCCTAGTACTGAAACTTTTTTAGAAGGAGTAAACACTCTCTATGGGCAgtggctcttttttttttgtaaaaaaagatTCCAAAGTCTCCTTAAAACTGCcaagaatgtttgtttttataattccTACCAAAACCTGTTTCATCAAAACAGTTCTTAAGTACACAATGTTGTTTTAAATCATTTGGTAAGATCTCCAAAACATTCCAATATGCAcctttttaaaagtacagtaaaatgaCTGTATAAACTGAATCAGCAGTACATACAGTAAGGAAAGCTACGGCAACTATGCAATTTATCAAGTTTATAAAACTGTCTTGCTGTACCACACCATAAGCTTTATAATATGCATCTAAATGCAAATGGATTCTCTGCTTTATAGAGCAACAATGAACACCTACCTTTTCTTTC encodes:
- the LOC117413802 gene encoding platelet glycoprotein IX-like, which translates into the protein MLACPGLALLLFLSPSNAQPCPVVCKCTSLGSYGYEVNCSSTGLTVVPMLPPHTTELYLQNNLLTTVPHGRLDKLQHLNNVNMSNNTWDCGCDIIYLKTWLEDQEAISLADVKCFTPASLAGKPLSQITGHDLAQCTQITKCPDFVYNDILLLLSLCILIILLAWSLKTTRTITFIYDFNARHGDMELQSLKSTKPKHRWKRSDALSKELLEEDETETPLTTDNMEILNPILHILQTKHNIKLKAT